The DNA sequence tccaggtgctagctagcgagctccatAGTTAGCATCTCGGGTGCCcagttacctgctagggagctagctagctagcacaaggggctaaagccaaacttccaggtgctagctagcgagcttcaTAGTTAGTTTCTTGACTGCCctgttacctgctagggagctcgctgGCTAACACAAGGGACTAAAACCAAactccaggtgctagctagcgaccTTCATAGTTAGCTTCTTGGCTGcccggttacctgctagggagctcactggctagcacaaggggctaaaaccaaactgtggcagggtttttactttctggacctggatttggcatcTGTGCTCAAGATCCAAGTGTTGCAGCTGCCTGATGCCTCGCTCCTTTAATCACCGTGAAGTCTCCGCAGACCTGTACGGGTCCGAGCAAGCTAAAAACTGTAGCGTCCCACTTCAAACAAAGGACTCCTGAGGTCACAGGTGAGGCCGTTTAGCCATTCACCCCCTCTGCTTCTCAGTCGGAAGCGCTCCTCCAGATGGGGTAAAACTTACGATACCCAAAGGAGGAGGCTTAACGACCTCGGAGTCTGCAGTGCGCCCCTTGTTGGTTGACAGGTGCGAGCCACACCAAGTGTTGTTCAAGTAAGCGTTCCGTCCAAAGCGGTGGTCAGTAATACCGATTGAGACTCCGCGTTCCGGGGACGTCGGGCTGCCCGTTCATCCAGATCTCCCTGATGATGCGCTCCCTCTCCTCCAGCCTCTGCGCTCGTTCCAGCTCCTCGGCCGACGTGAACACGTTCATGTTGAGCGTGCGCTCGAAGCGCCGGTGCCGTCGCGCCGACAGGTCCGAGTTGGCGTCCCAGTCCGAGTCCGAGTCGCTGGAGTCCGACGACGAGTCGGCGGGGCGCGTTTGCTTTTTGGCGGCCGGCTGCCGGCGGGGCTGGCAGTCGGTGCGACAGGAGATCTGGACCACCAGCGCGAAGAGGGTGAGGAAGAGGCCCAGACAGACGCCGCAGACGAAGAAGAGAGCCGCCCTCTCTGGGTGGTCTGGTGTAGAATGGAAAGATAACGACCACAAAAGTGAGTGATAGATGACAGTTACTACAATAATTGCTCCCCTTTGTTTCATATCAAACATTTGACTGTCTTGACTTGGCTTGACTTTTGGTCTCCATAACTAAGGCCCTATTGCAGtggtgagggaaaaaaagtaaaaaagtaatacttacttgaaaaaaatctagtaaagttttttttccactcaaaaattccaagtacattttacaaagagagttttgagtacatttgatcagtttatttttaaaaaaagaagtaatatttacttgaaaaaatctagtaaaatgttttcactcaaaaattcaaagtaaattttacaaggggagttttgagtacaatttttatcagtttattaaaaaaaaaaagagttaatatttacttgaaaaaaatctagcaaagtttttttcactcaaacattcgaagtaaattttacaaggataattttgagtaaatttttaccagtttattaaaaaaaagtaaatttttacttggaaaaaatcaagtaaagttttttcactcaaaaaatctaaatacatCTTACAAGTTGTCATTAAATTTGaccagtttatatatatataaagaagattaatatttacttggaaaaaaaattccctcaAAAATTCTGAGTAAATTTTAGAAAGAGAGTTGAAGCTGAAGGTTATGAGTTCGTTCCGCAACGCTTGATGTTTC is a window from the Vanacampus margaritifer isolate UIUO_Vmar chromosome 19, RoL_Vmar_1.0, whole genome shotgun sequence genome containing:
- the eva1aa gene encoding protein eva-1 homolog A isoform X3 is translated as MNPIINSTSSSSMALISNALAAYTYVSNHPERAALFFVCGVCLGLFLTLFALVVQISCRTDCQPRRQPAAKKQTRPADSSSDSSDSDSDWDANSDLSARRHRRFERTLNMNVFTSAEELERAQRLEERERIIREIWMNGQPDVPGTRSLNRYY